The proteins below are encoded in one region of Enhydrobacter sp.:
- a CDS encoding alpha/beta fold hydrolase: MPMFKRADAELYYEVHGQGFPVLLYAPGGLKSQLAYWKASPANPGQPAAWMNPMVALADKFTVIGMDQRNAGKSVAEVRPDHGWHTFADDHFALMDHLGFGKFHVMGGCIGGSYCFEAIEHDPARIAAAVLQNPIGLWENRDVWDAAVKGYGETVRARDPSITQETIDAFGHNMFGGDFVFSVTRDFVKACRTPLFLQPGTDKPHPPRTSEEIAALAPDIEVQKDWRGPTHLQESIKRVRAFLDKNTPK, encoded by the coding sequence ATGCCGATGTTCAAGCGCGCCGACGCCGAGCTCTACTACGAGGTCCATGGCCAGGGCTTTCCGGTCCTGCTCTATGCGCCGGGCGGGCTGAAGTCGCAGCTCGCCTACTGGAAAGCGAGCCCTGCCAATCCCGGCCAGCCCGCCGCCTGGATGAACCCGATGGTCGCGCTCGCCGACAAGTTCACGGTGATCGGCATGGATCAGCGCAATGCCGGCAAATCGGTCGCCGAGGTGCGACCCGACCACGGCTGGCACACTTTTGCCGACGACCATTTCGCGCTGATGGATCATCTGGGCTTCGGCAAGTTCCATGTGATGGGCGGCTGCATCGGCGGCAGCTACTGCTTCGAGGCGATCGAGCACGATCCCGCGCGCATCGCCGCCGCGGTGCTGCAGAACCCGATCGGCCTGTGGGAAAACCGCGACGTCTGGGACGCTGCCGTCAAGGGCTATGGCGAAACGGTGCGGGCGCGCGATCCGTCGATCACGCAGGAGACGATCGACGCCTTCGGCCACAACATGTTCGGCGGCGACTTCGTCTTCTCGGTGACGCGCGATTTCGTGAAGGCCTGCCGCACGCCACTCTTCCTCCAGCCCGGCACCGACAAGCCGCATCCGCCCAGGACCAGCGAGGAGATCGCCGCTCTCGCACCCGATATCGAGGTCCAGAAAGACTGGCGTGGCCCGACCCATCTGCAGGAATCGATCAAACGCGTGCGCGCTTTCCTGGATAAGAACACGCCGAAGTAG
- a CDS encoding glutathione S-transferase N-terminal domain-containing protein, which produces MIDLHYWPTPNGKKVTILLEECGLPYRIVAVNIQKGDQFDKAFLEMNPNHRMPVMVDHEPKGGGAPITVFESGAIMMYIAEKAGKFYPQDLRTRYDVNQWVMWQMANQGPKTGECGHFRRLDQKQHGDQTYAIRRFTDEVNRLYGVLNNRLYRHKYLAGDQYTIADMICYPWTVNWKGQGQDIEEFKHFKHWFEEIGARPAVQKGMAVGSDLSSDVTKLPPEEQARIRKLLYNQRAIPVPA; this is translated from the coding sequence ATGATCGATCTGCACTACTGGCCCACGCCCAACGGCAAGAAGGTCACCATCCTGCTGGAGGAGTGCGGCCTGCCTTACAGGATCGTCGCCGTGAACATCCAGAAGGGCGATCAGTTCGACAAGGCGTTCCTCGAGATGAATCCCAATCACCGCATGCCGGTGATGGTCGATCACGAGCCGAAAGGCGGCGGCGCACCGATCACGGTGTTCGAGTCGGGCGCGATCATGATGTACATCGCCGAGAAGGCCGGGAAGTTCTATCCGCAAGACCTGCGCACGCGCTACGACGTGAACCAGTGGGTCATGTGGCAGATGGCCAACCAGGGGCCGAAGACCGGCGAATGCGGCCACTTCCGCCGGCTCGACCAGAAGCAGCATGGCGACCAGACCTACGCGATCCGCCGCTTCACCGACGAGGTCAACCGGCTTTACGGTGTGTTGAACAACCGGCTCTATCGCCACAAGTATCTCGCGGGCGACCAGTACACGATCGCGGACATGATCTGCTATCCATGGACCGTGAACTGGAAGGGTCAGGGCCAGGACATCGAGGAATTCAAGCACTTCAAGCACTGGTTCGAGGAGATCGGCGCGCGCCCGGCCGTGCAGAAGGGCATGGCGGTCGGCAGCGACCTTTCGAGCGACGTCACCAAGCTTCCGCCCGAGGAGCAGGCCCGCATCCGCAAGCTGCTCTACAACCAGCGCGCCATCCCGGTGCCGGCTTAA
- a CDS encoding LysR family transcriptional regulator produces the protein MRPRNLNLDHLDTFTQVIELGSFSATADRLNLTQPAVSLQIRQLEKRLGVRLIERVGKRATPTPAGAELLLHARRIFEATTAAHDAIAPYVEGSISRVRIGTGATACIHFLPPVLRELRRQFTSLEVIVNTGNSVDILKQVEENTLDLGLVTLPAPGRMFEVTPLFDDEFVVLSPRKGGMLPKAVTPAVLARHPIVLHEAGSQTRRIVDDWFAEAGFLVKPAMELDSVEAIKELVGAGLGCGVVPRMAVDGAYKASNLLVQSLSPRLSRKIGLVMRRDKPLHRGLRETVSALRRAASGFSEGKCVRA, from the coding sequence TTGAGACCGCGCAACCTCAACCTCGATCATCTCGACACCTTCACCCAGGTGATCGAGCTCGGCAGCTTTTCGGCCACGGCGGACCGGCTCAACCTCACCCAGCCGGCGGTGAGCCTGCAGATCCGCCAGCTCGAGAAGCGGCTGGGCGTGCGGCTGATCGAGCGGGTGGGCAAGCGCGCGACGCCGACGCCGGCCGGCGCCGAGCTGCTGCTGCATGCGCGCCGCATCTTCGAGGCGACGACGGCGGCGCACGACGCGATCGCACCCTACGTCGAGGGCTCGATCAGCCGCGTACGCATCGGCACGGGCGCCACGGCCTGCATCCATTTCCTGCCGCCGGTGCTGCGTGAGCTGCGGCGCCAGTTCACCTCGCTGGAGGTGATCGTCAACACCGGCAACTCGGTCGACATCCTGAAGCAGGTCGAGGAGAACACGCTCGATCTCGGCCTGGTGACGCTACCGGCTCCCGGCCGCATGTTCGAGGTGACGCCGCTGTTCGACGACGAGTTCGTGGTGCTGTCGCCGCGCAAGGGCGGCATGCTGCCCAAGGCGGTGACGCCCGCCGTGCTGGCGCGCCATCCGATCGTGCTGCACGAAGCGGGCTCGCAGACGCGGCGCATCGTCGACGACTGGTTTGCCGAGGCCGGCTTCCTGGTGAAGCCCGCCATGGAGCTGGACAGCGTCGAGGCGATCAAGGAACTGGTCGGCGCGGGGCTCGGCTGCGGCGTCGTCCCGCGCATGGCCGTCGACGGCGCCTACAAGGCCTCCAACCTCCTGGTGCAGTCGCTTTCACCCAGGCTGTCGCGCAAGATCGGGCTGGTGATGCGCCGCGACAAGCCGCTGCACCGCGGCCTGCGCGAAACCGTGTCGGCGCTGCGCCGCGCCGCCTCCGGCTTCAGCGAGGGCAAGTGCGTGCGCGCCTAG
- a CDS encoding ABC transporter ATP-binding protein: MHIEPRLLVFTRGVRGRIAAAVAVGLLSVGLGVARLGLLGWLIGQVFAGVPASALMLPILLIALVMVLRGAAEHWRAVVAHETAARVQKRLRRVIYDKIASLGPGTVGRQRSGGLTLSLIDGVEQLETYFGQFLPQFLVALLSPLLIFAVVAFIDLPVALVMLAAAIVALFAPALWHKWDVANSGRRQKSYASFAAEFLDSIQGLATLKAFGQGKARADKLEIEARDLFRSTMWVLATNTLARGITDTAIACGAAAALIYGAVRVESGAMALASLLVILMLGVEIFRPMRELRTVLHQGMVGLSAAQGIYHILDDRPAVADVSPRPLDKAIAPVIAFEDVRFAYPGTRRTIHDGLSFRAAAGERLGIVGPSGGGKSSVVRLLLRFYDPDEGRITLGGHDLRTLSFEQIRSLISVVNQDTFLFHGTVEENIRLGRPSATQQELEQAARAANIHDFIESLPQGYRTVIGEKGIKLSGGQRQRLAIARALLRDTPILVLDEALSAVDAENEAVIQEALDRLMQGRTTLILAHRLSSVIDCDRILVLDGGRVAEEGRHDFLMARGGVYATLMAEQAQGSSGLRASSPLMRAQDARGPKDTESRLPASAPTEGIIKAEGLTWYQVVANLMKVILPWKGKLAATFTFGVLRVLAFIGVGVLSALIVLALKHREPFNNLAIALAIVAPLSGVLHWLESWLAHDMAFRLLAEMRIDAFRKLEALAPAYLVRRRTGDLMALATHDIELVEYFFAHTVAPAFVAILVPAVVIVVLASASGWLALALLPFLLAVGLSPFLMRKRVDRLGSQAREAAGELGAFAVDSVQGLGEIVAFQQESRRGDRLNELTQRHIDLRLPFFRELTLQHSLLEVMTGLGGLAVVVTGAILSTGGAVDPGLLPLLTILAMAAFLPVSEIAQIGRQLADTLGATRRVYALANEPIPVRDGPGVPPRRGAASLALERVSFTYPGQNRRALADVSFTIPAGKTVALVGTSGAGKTTTAQLLMRFWDPEQGRITLNGADLRDYRLDELRRLIALVAQDTYLFNDTLRANILIARPDASEAELQAAIEHASLAELVATLPDGLDSPVGERGMSLSGGQRQRVAIARAFLKDAPILVLDEATSHLDAVNEQAVRRALDLLQADRTTIVIAHRLSTVRGADLIVVLDEGRVAETGTHASLLAKGGLYARLVSRQLAVAYAPAAS, translated from the coding sequence ATGCATATCGAACCGCGCCTTCTTGTCTTCACCAGGGGCGTCCGCGGCCGCATCGCGGCGGCGGTCGCGGTCGGCCTCTTGTCGGTCGGGCTGGGCGTCGCCCGGCTGGGTCTGCTGGGCTGGCTGATCGGCCAGGTGTTCGCCGGTGTGCCGGCTTCCGCGCTGATGTTGCCCATCCTGCTGATCGCGCTGGTGATGGTGCTGCGCGGCGCGGCCGAGCACTGGCGCGCCGTGGTCGCGCACGAGACCGCGGCGCGGGTGCAGAAGCGCCTGCGCCGCGTGATCTACGACAAGATCGCGAGCCTGGGACCCGGCACGGTCGGCCGCCAGCGCTCGGGCGGGCTCACGCTCTCGCTGATCGACGGCGTCGAGCAGCTCGAGACCTATTTCGGCCAGTTCCTGCCGCAGTTCCTGGTCGCGCTGCTCTCGCCGCTGCTGATCTTCGCGGTGGTCGCCTTCATCGACCTGCCGGTGGCGCTGGTCATGCTGGCGGCAGCCATCGTCGCGCTGTTCGCGCCCGCGCTCTGGCACAAGTGGGACGTGGCCAACTCGGGACGGCGTCAGAAAAGCTATGCGAGCTTCGCCGCCGAGTTCCTGGACTCGATCCAGGGCCTCGCAACGCTGAAGGCGTTCGGCCAGGGCAAGGCGCGCGCCGACAAGCTCGAGATCGAGGCGCGCGATCTCTTCCGCAGCACCATGTGGGTGCTGGCCACCAACACGCTGGCGCGCGGCATCACCGACACCGCGATCGCCTGCGGGGCCGCCGCCGCCCTCATCTATGGCGCGGTGCGCGTCGAGTCGGGCGCGATGGCGCTCGCCTCGCTGCTGGTCATCCTGATGCTGGGTGTGGAAATCTTCCGGCCGATGCGCGAGCTGCGCACCGTCCTGCATCAGGGCATGGTGGGACTCTCGGCGGCGCAGGGCATCTACCACATCCTCGACGACCGGCCGGCCGTCGCCGACGTCTCGCCGCGGCCGCTGGACAAAGCCATCGCCCCGGTCATCGCCTTCGAGGACGTGCGCTTCGCCTATCCCGGCACGCGGCGCACGATCCACGACGGCCTTTCCTTCCGCGCCGCGGCGGGCGAGCGGCTGGGCATCGTCGGCCCGTCGGGCGGCGGCAAGTCCTCGGTCGTGCGGCTGCTGCTGCGCTTCTACGACCCCGACGAGGGCCGCATCACGCTGGGCGGCCATGATCTGCGTACGCTCTCCTTCGAGCAAATCCGTTCGCTGATCTCGGTGGTCAACCAGGACACTTTCCTGTTCCACGGCACGGTCGAGGAGAATATTCGCCTCGGCCGGCCCAGCGCGACGCAGCAAGAACTCGAGCAAGCCGCACGCGCCGCCAACATCCATGACTTCATCGAGAGCCTGCCGCAGGGCTACCGGACGGTGATCGGCGAGAAGGGCATCAAGCTCTCCGGCGGCCAGCGCCAGCGCCTCGCCATCGCCCGGGCGCTGCTGCGCGACACGCCGATCCTGGTGCTCGACGAGGCGCTCTCCGCGGTCGATGCCGAGAACGAGGCGGTGATCCAGGAAGCGCTCGACCGCCTGATGCAGGGCCGGACGACGCTGATCCTCGCGCATCGCCTGTCCAGCGTGATCGACTGCGACCGTATCCTGGTGCTCGATGGCGGCCGTGTCGCCGAGGAAGGCCGGCACGATTTCCTGATGGCGCGCGGCGGGGTCTATGCGACGCTGATGGCGGAACAGGCTCAGGGCTCTTCGGGACTGCGGGCTTCCAGCCCACTCATGCGCGCGCAGGATGCGCGCGGTCCGAAAGACACCGAGTCCCGCCTCCCCGCCTCCGCTCCCACCGAAGGCATCATCAAGGCCGAGGGGCTCACCTGGTACCAGGTGGTCGCGAACCTGATGAAGGTCATCCTGCCGTGGAAGGGCAAGCTCGCCGCCACCTTCACCTTCGGCGTGCTGCGGGTGCTGGCCTTCATCGGCGTGGGCGTGCTGTCGGCGCTGATCGTGCTGGCGCTGAAGCATCGTGAGCCCTTCAACAACCTCGCGATCGCGCTTGCGATCGTGGCGCCGCTGTCGGGCGTGCTGCACTGGCTCGAATCGTGGCTGGCGCACGACATGGCCTTCCGGCTGCTGGCTGAGATGCGCATCGATGCCTTCCGCAAGCTCGAGGCGCTGGCGCCGGCCTATCTCGTGCGCCGCCGCACCGGTGACCTGATGGCGCTCGCCACGCACGACATCGAGCTGGTCGAGTATTTCTTCGCCCATACGGTGGCGCCCGCCTTCGTGGCCATCCTCGTGCCGGCCGTCGTGATCGTCGTGCTGGCCTCGGCGAGCGGCTGGCTCGCGCTCGCGCTGCTGCCGTTCCTGCTCGCGGTGGGGCTCAGCCCCTTCCTGATGCGCAAGCGCGTCGATCGTCTCGGCTCGCAGGCACGGGAAGCGGCCGGCGAGCTCGGCGCCTTCGCCGTCGACTCCGTGCAGGGGCTGGGCGAGATCGTGGCCTTCCAGCAGGAGAGCCGGCGCGGCGATCGCCTGAACGAGCTTACGCAGCGGCATATCGACCTGCGCCTGCCGTTCTTCCGCGAGCTCACCCTGCAGCACAGCCTGCTCGAGGTGATGACGGGCCTGGGCGGCCTCGCCGTGGTCGTGACCGGCGCCATCCTCTCCACCGGGGGGGCGGTCGATCCCGGCCTGCTGCCGCTTCTCACCATCCTCGCCATGGCGGCCTTCCTGCCGGTGTCGGAGATCGCCCAGATCGGCCGCCAGCTCGCCGACACGCTGGGCGCCACCCGGCGCGTCTATGCGCTGGCCAACGAGCCGATCCCGGTGCGCGATGGCCCGGGCGTGCCGCCGAGGAGGGGAGCCGCGTCGCTCGCGCTGGAGCGCGTGAGCTTCACCTACCCCGGCCAGAATCGCCGCGCGCTCGCCGACGTGAGCTTCACCATCCCCGCCGGCAAGACGGTGGCCCTGGTCGGCACGTCGGGCGCAGGCAAGACGACCACGGCGCAGCTCCTGATGCGCTTCTGGGATCCCGAGCAGGGCCGCATCACGCTGAACGGCGCCGATCTCAGGGACTACAGGCTCGACGAGCTGCGCCGGCTGATCGCGCTCGTGGCGCAGGACACCTATCTTTTCAACGACACGCTGCGCGCCAACATCCTGATCGCCCGCCCGGACGCCTCGGAGGCCGAGTTGCAAGCCGCAATCGAGCATGCCTCGCTCGCCGAGCTGGTGGCGACGCTGCCCGACGGCCTCGATTCGCCGGTGGGCGAGCGCGGCATGAGTCTCAGCGGCGGCCAGCGTCAGCGCGTCGCCATCGCCCGCGCCTTCCTGAAGGACGCGCCGATCCTGGTGCTCGACGAGGCGACCTCGCATCTCGACGCGGTGAACGAGCAGGCGGTGCGCCGCGCGCTCGATCTCCTGCAGGCCGACCGCACCACCATCGTCATCGCCCATCGGCTCTCGACGGTGCGCGGCGCCGACCTCATCGTGGTGCTGGACGAGGGCCGCGTCGCCGAGACCGGCACGCATGCCTCGCTGCTGGCGAAAGGCGGTCTCTATGCCCGCCTCGTCTCCCGCCAGCTCGCCGTCGCCTACGCACCGGCCGCCTCGTGA
- a CDS encoding DUF3175 domain-containing protein: MAARRRPSRRPSRRSSGNRKWSARVTRTSNALDLEGGVFNKRSAREIAASLKRSAERSHRRKSAPLRSAMSMLTFYINRAGKNLPARRRRTLDKAKDELRKLFKAKKAA; encoded by the coding sequence ATGGCAGCCAGACGACGCCCGTCGCGACGTCCGTCCCGCCGGTCCTCCGGGAACCGCAAATGGTCGGCGCGCGTGACGCGCACCAGCAACGCGCTCGATCTCGAAGGCGGCGTGTTCAACAAGCGCAGCGCACGCGAGATCGCAGCCTCGCTGAAGCGCTCGGCCGAACGCAGCCACCGCCGCAAGTCCGCGCCCCTGCGCTCGGCGATGTCGATGCTGACTTTCTACATCAACCGGGCCGGCAAGAACCTGCCCGCACGGCGGCGTCGCACGCTCGACAAGGCGAAGGACGAGCTGCGCAAGCTTTTCAAGGCCAAGAAGGCAGCCTGA
- a CDS encoding phosphotransferase, protein MPIYAKTVPVMERHRFDVASLDRYLRGHLAGYRGGLEVHQFDSGHSNPTFFLSAEMVNGRRGDFVLRKKPPGKLVASAHQVDREFRVISALAATDVPVAPAHLLCADKSVIGQMFYLMSCVEGRILTDPSMPGCTAEERAAIFDSMNDVLARLHKVDPVAVGLGDYGRSGQYIARQLSRWSRQYAELKTENIPAMDKLIAWLPENIPAEDPTTIVHGDYRLGNLIVHPVEPRIVAVLDWELSTLGHPLCDLAYNCIGYHLGEPPHGFANVDLGKLGLPTEDDYVAAYCRRTGRERIQHWNYYLAFSLFRLAAIAQGVYRRGLAGNSSNPDSIKVSKAPRERAELAWSLVS, encoded by the coding sequence ATGCCCATCTATGCCAAGACCGTTCCGGTCATGGAGCGCCATCGTTTCGACGTGGCCTCGCTCGACCGCTACCTGCGCGGCCATCTCGCCGGCTATCGCGGCGGGCTCGAGGTGCACCAGTTCGACTCCGGCCATTCCAACCCGACTTTCTTTTTGTCGGCCGAGATGGTGAACGGCCGGCGCGGGGACTTCGTGCTGCGCAAGAAACCGCCAGGCAAGCTCGTCGCCTCGGCACACCAGGTCGACCGCGAATTCCGCGTGATCTCGGCGCTGGCGGCGACAGACGTGCCGGTCGCGCCGGCCCATCTGCTTTGTGCCGACAAGTCGGTGATCGGCCAGATGTTCTATCTCATGAGCTGCGTGGAGGGCCGCATCCTCACCGATCCGTCGATGCCCGGCTGCACCGCCGAGGAACGGGCGGCGATCTTCGATTCCATGAACGACGTGCTGGCTCGCCTGCACAAGGTCGATCCCGTCGCGGTCGGCCTGGGCGACTACGGTCGCAGCGGCCAGTATATCGCCCGCCAGCTCTCGCGCTGGAGCCGGCAGTATGCCGAGCTCAAGACCGAGAACATCCCGGCCATGGACAAGCTGATCGCCTGGCTGCCCGAGAACATCCCGGCCGAGGATCCGACGACCATCGTCCACGGCGACTATCGGCTGGGCAACCTGATCGTCCATCCGGTCGAGCCGCGCATCGTCGCCGTGCTCGACTGGGAGCTGTCCACGCTCGGCCATCCTCTTTGCGATCTCGCCTACAACTGCATCGGCTATCATCTCGGCGAGCCGCCGCACGGCTTTGCCAACGTCGATCTCGGCAAGCTCGGCCTGCCGACCGAGGACGACTACGTGGCGGCCTACTGCCGGCGCACCGGTCGCGAGCGCATCCAGCACTGGAACTACTATCTCGCTTTCTCACTGTTCCGTCTCGCCGCCATCGCGCAAGGCGTCTACCGCCGCGGCCTTGCCGGCAATTCGTCCAATCCGGATTCGATCAAGGTGAGCAAGGCACCGCGCGAGCGCGCCGAGCTTGCCTGGAGCCTGGTCTCCTGA
- a CDS encoding LysR family transcriptional regulator, with protein MTPSWDDLRIFLTLAREGTLTTAAKALGVSHPTVARRVAALERQIGARLFERLPDRFVPTSAGEELLGDTEAMERAALSIDRRSAGLSDTVRGVVRLSAGEAMSALLARHLPELRRQLAEIEFELVASHTLANLSRREADLLIREQVPDLGDIVARKLGRVAYAIYAHPALAVARLGPATMKAVPWVAFDDDHAYMPGQRWLADRLDGTRPAVRGNNWLVLHEAVRAGAGFAILPCYLGDPDPGLQRMGGVIAEVFADQWLLVHRDLRALPRMRAAMDAVVDLFQRERAVLEGRSPRNSFTGDVSRPGAR; from the coding sequence ATGACGCCCAGTTGGGACGACCTCCGGATCTTCCTCACGCTGGCCCGCGAGGGCACGCTGACGACCGCCGCCAAGGCGCTGGGCGTCAGCCATCCCACCGTGGCGCGGCGCGTCGCGGCGCTCGAGAGGCAGATCGGCGCGCGTCTGTTCGAGCGGCTGCCGGACCGCTTCGTGCCGACCTCGGCCGGCGAGGAGCTGCTGGGCGACACCGAAGCGATGGAGCGTGCTGCGCTTTCGATCGACCGGCGCAGCGCAGGATTGAGCGACACAGTGCGCGGCGTCGTGCGGCTCTCCGCCGGCGAGGCGATGTCGGCCCTGCTGGCACGCCACCTGCCCGAGCTGCGAAGGCAGCTGGCCGAGATCGAGTTCGAGCTGGTGGCAAGCCACACGCTTGCCAATCTCTCCCGGCGCGAGGCCGACCTCTTGATTCGCGAGCAGGTGCCCGACCTCGGCGACATCGTCGCGCGCAAGCTCGGGCGGGTCGCCTACGCGATCTATGCTCATCCCGCGCTCGCGGTGGCGCGGCTCGGGCCGGCGACGATGAAGGCCGTGCCGTGGGTCGCCTTCGACGACGACCATGCCTACATGCCCGGCCAGCGCTGGCTCGCCGATCGGCTGGACGGGACGCGTCCTGCCGTGCGCGGCAACAACTGGCTGGTGCTGCACGAGGCAGTGCGGGCGGGCGCGGGCTTCGCGATCCTGCCCTGTTATCTCGGCGATCCCGATCCGGGCCTGCAGCGCATGGGCGGCGTGATCGCCGAGGTCTTTGCCGACCAGTGGCTGCTCGTCCATCGCGACCTGCGCGCGCTGCCGCGCATGCGCGCTGCCATGGACGCCGTGGTCGACCTCTTCCAGCGCGAGCGCGCGGTGCTGGAGGGAAGGTCGCCGCGCAACAGCTTCACTGGCGACGTATCGAGACCAGGGGCAAGGTGA
- a CDS encoding glutaredoxin domain-containing protein produces the protein MRLKEFLSVRGIDFVSVNVLEDPEGMAELQRLGVRSVPVLARGTKFTFGQSTKQIVDFLGLNENSGPQLSTKELAERVDKFMGAALELIPLMPYDRLGTHVPGRPRSYRTLAFHLFRVVDAFLGANRGIKLVQTMFREEPAADADAATLVAYGVKVRRHFADWWAEGDISPGKMLDTYYGPQSLHELMERTTWHCGQHVRQYMMLLDKEGIVHGTPLAVADFAKLPMPQNVWDG, from the coding sequence CTGAGACTCAAGGAGTTTCTATCGGTCCGTGGGATCGACTTCGTTTCGGTGAATGTGCTTGAAGACCCGGAAGGCATGGCCGAGCTGCAACGACTCGGCGTGCGCTCGGTGCCGGTGCTCGCCCGCGGGACCAAATTCACGTTCGGCCAGAGCACCAAGCAAATCGTCGACTTCCTCGGCCTGAACGAGAATTCAGGCCCGCAGCTTTCGACGAAGGAGCTGGCCGAGCGGGTCGACAAGTTCATGGGCGCAGCGCTGGAGCTGATCCCGCTCATGCCCTACGACCGCCTCGGCACCCACGTCCCTGGGCGGCCGCGCAGCTACCGCACCCTCGCCTTCCATCTCTTCCGGGTGGTCGACGCCTTCCTGGGCGCCAACCGGGGAATAAAGCTGGTCCAGACCATGTTCCGCGAGGAGCCCGCGGCCGATGCCGACGCCGCGACGCTGGTCGCCTATGGAGTGAAGGTGCGTCGACATTTCGCCGACTGGTGGGCGGAAGGCGACATCTCGCCCGGCAAGATGCTCGACACCTATTACGGTCCGCAGTCGCTGCACGAGCTGATGGAGCGCACGACCTGGCACTGCGGCCAGCACGTCCGGCAATACATGATGCTGCTGGACAAGGAAGGCATCGTGCATGGAACGCCGCTGGCAGTGGCCGACTTCGCGAAGCTGCCGATGCCGCAAAACGTCTGGGACGGCTGA